The Clarias gariepinus isolate MV-2021 ecotype Netherlands chromosome 4, CGAR_prim_01v2, whole genome shotgun sequence genome window below encodes:
- the leng9 gene encoding leukocyte receptor cluster member 9 isoform X2, translated as MEAAEDEKTEIAQAQADPVDPDLSKQKPQAKNLNVCKFFLMGKCHFGDRCRLSHSTSVLAHQKPVQTEEKECKKSKTRRNTGKTDKVKVEESKGPEKKLRMRTADDVISRILWDSSVDPADFIVGHLDRFLGVLERPFSDFSWDTQVCDCDYSEEMAIPRHRIQYFTYKGQRVWDRDSRTDHVFGSTGQSVMSPFDRGAPPQDNVAADTADGEELSVEKNEQDSINYDLTGAANEETFGDTGGTLDSSVNIQIDKDCEDAGLAQVAEGLSVSPENKQITTQDEWTDSWDKEDAKVEEAEPAQPIPQEPLPGRKPRKPTHFICFRVNSPAALRAFQLIQRKVLTHFPQSESSWVKPETLHVTLSLLFLQGPEEVFAASELLRSVVKNFYKPPISVSFTPKLKHFNGKVLNVAPQPCADVQNLNAPIQEAFREKGWLHRDSRNPIYHLTLAKVTEADGERIFEEVWRVKLDKQLNFGKLTVDKLHLCVMGAPRTADGFYETVCSVQLPTV; from the exons ATGGAGGCTGCTGAAGACGAGAAAACAGAGATAGCACAAGCTCAAGCAG ATCCTGTAGATCCTGATTTGTCTAAGCAAAAACCTCAAGCAAAAAATCTTAATGTCTGCAAATTTTTCCTGATGGGCAAGTGTCATTTTGGAGACCGATGTCGCCTTTCTCACAG CACATCTGTgcttgctcatcaaaaaccagtGCAGACAGAAGAGAAagaatgcaaaaaaagtaaaactagaAGAAACACAGGCAAAACAGATAAGGTCAAAGTCGAAGAAAGCAAAG GGCCTGAGAAAAAGCTGCGTATGCGCACGGCAGATGATGTAATTTCCAGGATTCTGTGGGATAGCTCTGTGGACCCAGCTGACTTTATAGTAGGCCACTTGGACCGCTTTCTGGGAGTACTGGAACGTCCTTTCTCTGACTTTTCATGGGACACTCAG gtATGCGACTGTGATTATTCAGAGGAAATGGCCATTCCTCGTCACCGGATCCAGTACTTCACTTATAAAGGTCAACGTGTGTGGGACAGGGACAGTCGAACTGACCACGTTTTTGGCTCCACGGGACAGTCTGTAATGTCTCCATTTGATAGGGGCGCTCCACCACAAG ATAATGTTGCAGCAGATACAGCTGACGGGGAAGAATTGTCTGTTGAGAAAAATGAGCAAGATTCCATAAACTACGACTTAACGGGAGCTGCAAATGAGGAAACTTTTGGTGATACTGGAGGAACGTTAGACTCTAGCGTAAATATTCAAATCGACAAAGACTGTGAAGATGCAGGTCTAGCTCAAGTAGCAGAGGGCCTTTCTGTCTCcccagaaaacaaacaaatcacaaCACAGGATGAATGGACAGACAGCTGGGACAAGGAGGATGCGAAGGTGGAAGAGGCGGAACCTGCGCAGCCCATACCTCAAGAGCCACTCCCAGGCCGTAAACCACGCAAGCCCactcattttatttgttttcgtGTGAACTCACCTGCTGCCTTAAGGGCATTTCAGCTTATCCAGAGGAAAGTTCTGACCCACTTTCCCCAGTCAGAGTCATCATGGGTGAAGCCAGAAACTCTGCATGTTACTCTGTCTTTGCTTTTCCTTCAAGGCCCAGAGGAGGTGTTTGCTGCAAGCGAGCTACTTCGCTCAGTGGTTAAAAACTTCTACAAGCCACCAATCTCTGTGTCCTTTACTCCTAAACTGAAGCACTTCAATGGAAAAGTCCTTAATGTAGCCCCCCAGCCCTGCGCGGACGTTCAGAACCTGAACGCTCCTATTCAGGAAGCGTTCAGGGAGAAAGGCTGGCTTCATCGCGACTCACGAAACCCCATCTACCACCTCACACTAGCTAAAGTAACAGAAGCAGATGGAGAAAGGATATTTGAAGAAGTGTGGCGGGTTAAACTGGATAAGCAGTTAAACTTTGGGAAGCTGACCGTGGACAAATTGCATCTGTGTGTTATGGGTGCTCCACGGACTGCTGATGGATTTTATGAGACAGTGTGTTCTGTGCAGTTGCCCACGGTGTAA
- the leng9 gene encoding leukocyte receptor cluster member 9 isoform X1 — MEAAEDEKTEIAQAQADPVDPDLSKQKPQAKNLNVCKFFLMGKCHFGDRCRLSHSSTSVLAHQKPVQTEEKECKKSKTRRNTGKTDKVKVEESKGPEKKLRMRTADDVISRILWDSSVDPADFIVGHLDRFLGVLERPFSDFSWDTQVCDCDYSEEMAIPRHRIQYFTYKGQRVWDRDSRTDHVFGSTGQSVMSPFDRGAPPQDNVAADTADGEELSVEKNEQDSINYDLTGAANEETFGDTGGTLDSSVNIQIDKDCEDAGLAQVAEGLSVSPENKQITTQDEWTDSWDKEDAKVEEAEPAQPIPQEPLPGRKPRKPTHFICFRVNSPAALRAFQLIQRKVLTHFPQSESSWVKPETLHVTLSLLFLQGPEEVFAASELLRSVVKNFYKPPISVSFTPKLKHFNGKVLNVAPQPCADVQNLNAPIQEAFREKGWLHRDSRNPIYHLTLAKVTEADGERIFEEVWRVKLDKQLNFGKLTVDKLHLCVMGAPRTADGFYETVCSVQLPTV; from the exons ATGGAGGCTGCTGAAGACGAGAAAACAGAGATAGCACAAGCTCAAGCAG ATCCTGTAGATCCTGATTTGTCTAAGCAAAAACCTCAAGCAAAAAATCTTAATGTCTGCAAATTTTTCCTGATGGGCAAGTGTCATTTTGGAGACCGATGTCGCCTTTCTCACAG TAGCACATCTGTgcttgctcatcaaaaaccagtGCAGACAGAAGAGAAagaatgcaaaaaaagtaaaactagaAGAAACACAGGCAAAACAGATAAGGTCAAAGTCGAAGAAAGCAAAG GGCCTGAGAAAAAGCTGCGTATGCGCACGGCAGATGATGTAATTTCCAGGATTCTGTGGGATAGCTCTGTGGACCCAGCTGACTTTATAGTAGGCCACTTGGACCGCTTTCTGGGAGTACTGGAACGTCCTTTCTCTGACTTTTCATGGGACACTCAG gtATGCGACTGTGATTATTCAGAGGAAATGGCCATTCCTCGTCACCGGATCCAGTACTTCACTTATAAAGGTCAACGTGTGTGGGACAGGGACAGTCGAACTGACCACGTTTTTGGCTCCACGGGACAGTCTGTAATGTCTCCATTTGATAGGGGCGCTCCACCACAAG ATAATGTTGCAGCAGATACAGCTGACGGGGAAGAATTGTCTGTTGAGAAAAATGAGCAAGATTCCATAAACTACGACTTAACGGGAGCTGCAAATGAGGAAACTTTTGGTGATACTGGAGGAACGTTAGACTCTAGCGTAAATATTCAAATCGACAAAGACTGTGAAGATGCAGGTCTAGCTCAAGTAGCAGAGGGCCTTTCTGTCTCcccagaaaacaaacaaatcacaaCACAGGATGAATGGACAGACAGCTGGGACAAGGAGGATGCGAAGGTGGAAGAGGCGGAACCTGCGCAGCCCATACCTCAAGAGCCACTCCCAGGCCGTAAACCACGCAAGCCCactcattttatttgttttcgtGTGAACTCACCTGCTGCCTTAAGGGCATTTCAGCTTATCCAGAGGAAAGTTCTGACCCACTTTCCCCAGTCAGAGTCATCATGGGTGAAGCCAGAAACTCTGCATGTTACTCTGTCTTTGCTTTTCCTTCAAGGCCCAGAGGAGGTGTTTGCTGCAAGCGAGCTACTTCGCTCAGTGGTTAAAAACTTCTACAAGCCACCAATCTCTGTGTCCTTTACTCCTAAACTGAAGCACTTCAATGGAAAAGTCCTTAATGTAGCCCCCCAGCCCTGCGCGGACGTTCAGAACCTGAACGCTCCTATTCAGGAAGCGTTCAGGGAGAAAGGCTGGCTTCATCGCGACTCACGAAACCCCATCTACCACCTCACACTAGCTAAAGTAACAGAAGCAGATGGAGAAAGGATATTTGAAGAAGTGTGGCGGGTTAAACTGGATAAGCAGTTAAACTTTGGGAAGCTGACCGTGGACAAATTGCATCTGTGTGTTATGGGTGCTCCACGGACTGCTGATGGATTTTATGAGACAGTGTGTTCTGTGCAGTTGCCCACGGTGTAA